From the genome of Hymenobacter cellulosilyticus, one region includes:
- a CDS encoding histidine kinase, with translation MRSSSEQARRDQSAERFLRLVQGKRRGTLKVYLGLAAGVGKTYRMLQEALDLHQHGVDVLLGYIETHGRAGTVAQLPSLPLLPRKQLFYKGRALEEMDLDGIVQRRPQVVVVDELAHSNVPGSRHDKRWQDVEFLVAQGISVITAVNVQHLESLHDQVLKITGTDVTERIPDQLLKQADEVVNVDLTVGELRTRLQEGKIYDPAKVPTALLNFFQAENLLQLRRLAVREVAQLLSRQVETDAGGTLAVAPSAATTTGCWPASTPTTKPPRKSSAKPPAWPTSFRPPPGTCSTCKPLRKPPTGSTWSPSAACWATCSWLPSWAPRFCASSPTTSWAPSGKWRPRKTPRCWSVASPGKKACGSNSAAAA, from the coding sequence ATGCGTTCATCCTCCGAGCAAGCCCGGCGCGACCAGTCGGCCGAGCGGTTTCTGCGCCTGGTGCAGGGCAAGCGGCGCGGTACGCTCAAGGTGTACCTGGGCCTGGCCGCCGGCGTGGGCAAAACCTACCGCATGCTCCAGGAAGCCCTCGACTTGCACCAGCACGGCGTGGATGTGCTCCTGGGCTACATCGAAACCCACGGCCGGGCCGGCACTGTGGCTCAACTGCCGAGCCTGCCGCTGCTGCCCCGTAAGCAGCTCTTTTACAAGGGGCGGGCCCTGGAGGAAATGGACCTGGACGGCATTGTGCAACGCCGCCCCCAGGTGGTAGTCGTGGATGAGCTGGCCCATTCCAACGTGCCCGGCTCCCGCCATGATAAGCGCTGGCAGGACGTGGAGTTTTTGGTGGCCCAGGGCATTTCGGTCATTACGGCCGTCAACGTCCAGCACCTGGAAAGCCTGCACGACCAGGTCCTCAAAATTACCGGCACCGACGTCACGGAGCGGATTCCGGACCAGCTCCTCAAGCAGGCCGACGAGGTGGTGAACGTGGATTTGACGGTGGGGGAGCTGCGCACCCGCCTGCAGGAAGGCAAGATCTACGACCCGGCCAAGGTGCCCACGGCGCTGCTCAACTTCTTTCAGGCCGAAAACCTGCTTCAGCTGCGCCGCCTGGCCGTGCGCGAAGTGGCCCAGTTGCTGAGTCGGCAAGTAGAAACCGACGCCGGCGGTACGCTGGCCGTGGCCCCCAGCGCCGCAACGACGACCGGCTGCTGGCCTGCATCAACGCCAACGACCAAGCCGCCAAGGAAATCATCCGCAAAACCTCCCGCCTGGCCGACCAGTTTTCGGCCGCCGCCTGGTACGTGCTCTACGTGCAAACCACTTCGGAAGCCGCCGACCGGATCAACCTGGTCACCCAGCGCCGCCTGCTGGGCAACCTGCAGCTGGCTACCGAGCTGGGCGCCCAGATTCTGCGCGTCAAGTCCGACGACATCGTGGGCGCCATCCGGCAAGTGGCGGCCGAGAAAAACGCCACGCTGCTGGTCTGTGGCATCACCCGGAAAAAAAGCCTGTGGGAGCAACTCAGCCGCCGCGGCGTAA
- a CDS encoding MCP four helix bundle domain-containing protein has protein sequence MNLKTKINLGFLAMLLLLLSIGGYGYYSLRQLDRNSRDVLTANLYSVTLGQQMLRSLDELARQPLTDTVATARFAAALSKEAGNITEAGEQEVVEELGQRLRVLQQLQSAAPAPAALVAAPPAVAELRRLTYQMVEVNTAALTRKTAQANRRADEANRNLLVFLTLATLLALGLVGSVPEAAVQPLRRLTAALNHATERDFSASIPRKAPTNLGRWPGPSTAC, from the coding sequence ATGAATTTAAAAACCAAAATCAACCTGGGATTTCTGGCCATGCTGCTGCTGCTGCTCAGCATCGGCGGCTACGGCTACTACTCCCTGCGGCAGCTCGACCGTAACTCCCGGGACGTACTCACGGCCAACCTCTACTCGGTCACCCTGGGCCAGCAGATGCTGCGCAGTCTGGATGAACTGGCCCGCCAGCCCCTGACCGATACGGTAGCCACGGCCCGCTTTGCCGCCGCGTTAAGCAAAGAAGCCGGCAACATTACCGAGGCCGGGGAGCAGGAGGTAGTTGAGGAGCTAGGGCAGCGCCTGCGGGTGCTTCAGCAGCTGCAAAGCGCCGCGCCGGCTCCCGCGGCCTTGGTAGCCGCTCCACCGGCCGTGGCCGAGCTGCGCCGTCTGACCTACCAGATGGTGGAAGTCAACACCGCCGCCCTGACCCGCAAAACCGCCCAGGCCAACCGCCGCGCCGACGAGGCCAACCGCAACCTGCTCGTCTTCCTGACCCTGGCTACGCTGCTGGCCCTGGGCTTGGTGGGCAGCGTGCCCGAAGCCGCCGTGCAGCCCCTGCGCCGCCTCACGGCTGCTTTGAACCACGCCACCGAGCGCGACTTTTCGGCCAGCATCCCCAGGAAAGCACCGACGAATTTGGGCAGGTGGCCCGGGCCTTCAACCGCATGCTGA
- a CDS encoding sensor histidine kinase: MARAFNRMLSQLREYRTSTAAELITERNRAASIVNTLDEGLLLLDEHRRILLANPVMCELLGLPPEQVVGQPAPVLRLHNDLLQTMLSPLDAPNRAAAVAEAPLLHISQRGEEAFYRLAVQDLVSFNEATEKTEFVGQILTLRNVSDFKRLDQVKSNFLATVSHELKTPLSSMNINLRLLLDERLPAEERLRITGDVRQETQRLQRMVTELLDVSRLDAGAGVELDLRPTSLADVVGYATATVQAQLTDKQLRLDVRLPEDLPAVRADVEKTTWVLINLLANATRYSPPGASLIVRAAPAGSLVQVSVQDHGPGIAAANHERIFQRFAQIPDKTGYRGGSGLGLSISREFITSQGGRLWVESELGMGSTFLFTLPAVS; this comes from the coding sequence GTGGCCCGGGCCTTCAACCGCATGCTGAGCCAGTTGCGCGAGTACCGCACTTCCACGGCCGCCGAGCTAATCACCGAGCGTAACCGGGCGGCCAGCATCGTCAACACCCTGGACGAGGGCCTGCTGCTGCTCGACGAGCACCGCCGTATTCTACTGGCCAACCCCGTGATGTGCGAGCTGCTGGGGCTGCCCCCGGAGCAAGTAGTGGGGCAGCCCGCGCCGGTGCTGCGCCTGCACAATGACTTGCTCCAAACCATGCTCAGCCCGCTCGACGCGCCCAACCGCGCGGCCGCCGTGGCCGAAGCCCCACTGTTGCACATCAGTCAGCGCGGGGAGGAAGCCTTTTACCGCCTGGCGGTGCAGGATTTGGTGTCGTTCAACGAGGCCACCGAGAAGACCGAGTTTGTGGGCCAGATCCTGACCCTGCGCAACGTCTCAGATTTTAAGAGGCTGGATCAGGTCAAGTCCAACTTCCTGGCTACCGTCTCGCACGAGCTCAAAACTCCGCTTTCCAGTATGAACATCAACCTGCGCCTATTGCTCGACGAGCGGCTGCCGGCCGAGGAGCGCCTGCGCATTACCGGCGACGTGCGCCAGGAAACCCAGCGTTTGCAGCGCATGGTGACCGAGCTGCTCGACGTGTCCCGCCTCGACGCTGGCGCCGGAGTTGAGCTTGACCTGCGCCCCACCAGCCTCGCCGACGTGGTGGGCTACGCCACGGCCACCGTGCAGGCCCAACTCACCGACAAGCAGCTCCGCCTGGATGTACGACTGCCCGAAGACCTGCCCGCTGTGCGTGCCGACGTGGAAAAAACCACCTGGGTGCTCATCAACCTGCTGGCCAACGCCACCCGCTACTCCCCACCCGGAGCCTCCCTGATAGTGCGGGCTGCCCCGGCCGGTAGCCTGGTGCAGGTCAGCGTGCAGGACCATGGTCCCGGCATCGCAGCCGCTAACCACGAGCGTATATTTCAGCGCTTCGCCCAGATTCCCGATAAAACCGGCTACCGCGGCGGCTCGGGGCTAGGCCTGAGTATCAGCCGGGAGTTTATTACCTCCCAGGGTGGGCGTCTGTGGGTCGAGAGTGAACTAGGCATGGGCAGCACGTTTCTTTTTACCCTACCAGCCGTCAGTTAA